From the Gallaecimonas kandeliae genome, one window contains:
- a CDS encoding DUF962 domain-containing protein: MRNLADQLVNYANYHRDRRNILTHFVGIPLIVAAAAILLSSPHWLLAGWTLSPATLVALLCSLYYLRLSLGLGLVMTVLLGLALWAGQAAVQAGLWLPLGIGLFVVGWVFQFIGHYFEGKKPAFLDDLMGLAIGPLFVVAELAFLLGLLPGLKAEVEGRAGPVH, translated from the coding sequence ATGAGAAATTTAGCGGATCAGTTAGTTAACTATGCGAACTACCACAGGGACAGGCGCAACATCCTGACCCACTTCGTGGGCATTCCCCTGATAGTGGCGGCGGCGGCCATATTGCTGTCCAGCCCCCACTGGCTGCTGGCCGGATGGACCCTGAGCCCGGCGACGCTGGTGGCGCTGCTCTGCAGCCTCTACTACCTGCGGCTGAGCCTGGGATTGGGGCTGGTGATGACGGTGCTGCTGGGGCTGGCGCTTTGGGCCGGCCAGGCGGCGGTGCAGGCCGGCCTCTGGCTTCCCCTCGGCATAGGGCTTTTCGTGGTGGGCTGGGTGTTCCAGTTCATCGGCCACTATTTCGAGGGCAAGAAGCCGGCCTTCCTGGACGATCTCATGGGGCTGGCCATAGGGCCGCTGTTCGTGGTGGCGGAGCTGGCCTTCCTGCTGGGGCTGCTGCCAGGGCTCAAGGCCGAAGTGGAAGGGCGCGCCGGCCCCGTCCACTAG
- a CDS encoding FliM/FliN family flagellar motor switch protein, with the protein MTTENNSLLDEFALEEGLDSLLGEAGEAAPQAPRDLALFRNIPVRLTLEVDSVELPLGELLNLSQGQVLPLDKQAGAPMDVRVNGTLLARAEVVVVDGRYGLRLTQVMDGLSLSNLAS; encoded by the coding sequence ATGACCACAGAAAACAACAGCCTGCTGGACGAATTCGCGCTGGAAGAAGGCCTGGACAGCCTGCTGGGGGAAGCCGGCGAAGCCGCGCCCCAGGCGCCCCGTGATTTGGCGCTCTTTCGCAACATCCCGGTGCGACTGACCCTGGAGGTGGACAGCGTGGAGCTGCCCCTGGGGGAACTGCTGAACCTCAGCCAGGGCCAGGTGCTGCCCCTGGACAAGCAGGCCGGCGCGCCCATGGACGTCAGGGTCAACGGCACCCTGCTGGCCCGCGCCGAGGTGGTGGTGGTGGACGGCCGTTACGGCCTGCGCCTGACCCAGGTCATGGACGGACTGAGCCTTAGCAACCTGGCCTCATGA
- a CDS encoding catalase family peroxidase, with amino-acid sequence MKLSRFVATTAFGCLPLLPLFAFGADSGDVGPVKMISAMEDAFGVHPGQRRNHIKGSCALGEFTGLPAGAAYSRSKLFSGDTIPVTARFSVGGGNPAASDAAKGVRGMALEFKLPGGAIQHMTMINMPIFGAAKPQTFYDMLVALKPDPATHKPDPEAIKTFAASHPDYQAMGDYAKSHNPPPSYANSPYYSLHAFWFVNKDNHKTLVRWHFEPQDGVKFMTDEQMQKAPADFLEKVLIDRTHKGPVKWDLVVTLGQEGDPQNDPSKPWPADRKEVTLGTLAITQAMAQKGAACEPINFDPMVVADGIAVTDDPVLRARSAAYAVSFGKRLSGN; translated from the coding sequence ATGAAACTGTCACGCTTTGTTGCCACCACCGCCTTCGGCTGCCTGCCACTGCTGCCCCTGTTCGCCTTTGGCGCCGACAGCGGTGATGTCGGCCCCGTGAAGATGATCTCGGCCATGGAAGATGCCTTCGGCGTCCACCCCGGCCAGCGCCGCAACCACATCAAGGGCAGCTGCGCCCTGGGTGAATTCACAGGGTTGCCGGCCGGCGCCGCTTATTCCCGCTCCAAGCTGTTCAGCGGCGACACCATTCCCGTCACGGCCCGCTTCTCCGTCGGGGGTGGCAACCCGGCGGCCTCGGACGCCGCCAAGGGGGTCAGGGGCATGGCCCTGGAGTTCAAGCTGCCCGGCGGCGCCATCCAGCACATGACCATGATCAACATGCCTATCTTCGGCGCCGCCAAGCCCCAGACCTTCTACGACATGCTGGTGGCCCTGAAGCCGGATCCGGCCACCCACAAGCCCGACCCCGAGGCCATCAAGACCTTCGCGGCCAGTCACCCCGACTACCAGGCCATGGGGGACTACGCCAAGAGCCACAACCCGCCCCCCAGCTACGCCAACAGCCCCTACTACAGCCTCCACGCCTTCTGGTTCGTCAACAAGGACAACCACAAGACGCTGGTGCGCTGGCATTTCGAACCCCAGGACGGGGTCAAGTTCATGACCGACGAGCAGATGCAGAAGGCCCCGGCCGATTTCCTGGAAAAGGTGCTGATCGACCGCACCCACAAGGGGCCTGTGAAATGGGACCTGGTGGTGACCTTGGGCCAGGAAGGGGATCCGCAGAACGATCCCTCCAAGCCCTGGCCGGCTGATCGCAAAGAAGTGACCCTGGGCACCCTTGCCATCACTCAGGCCATGGCGCAGAAAGGCGCCGCCTGCGAGCCCATCAACTTCGACCCCATGGTGGTGGCCGACGGCATCGCAGTGACAGACGACCCCGTGCTGAGGGCCCGTTCGGCGGCCTATGCGGTGTCCTTCGGCAAGCGGCTGTCCGGCAACTGA
- the feoB gene encoding ferrous iron transporter B — protein sequence MSEASSRIALVGNPNCGKTALFNQLTGSNQKVANYAGVTVERKEGRFRSPSGRSFQLLDLPGAYSLDATSPDEEVTRDVCLGRLPGEALPDLLVCVADATNLRLHLRFVLEVLALGRPVVLALNMMDAAKRKGIAIDSQLLAQKLGIPVVETVAVDRQGAQALVAQLEQDWPQPSALVAGDIQARHQQVRELMRDAVRQGPVVHSLDDKIDALVLHPVLGLGLLAVLMFFIFQAVFSWAEPVMDAITDGVSAVGAWVTGFLPAGSALHSLLADGIFAGLGNVLVFMPQILILFFFILTLEESGYLPRAAYLLDRLMFKAGLTGRAFIPLLSSFACAVPGIMATRSIQDPRERLITILVAPLMTCSARLPVYALLIAAFIPHQTVWGLFNLQGLVLFGLYFAGILSALVVSLVLKWVRKDKREHALMMELPAYRIPNPRDLAFGLLQRAKIFLRRVGGIIFALTVILWFLSSFPGAPEGATGPAIDYSFAGRLGHALAYIFAPVGFNWQICVALVPGMAAREVAVSALGTVYAMSGSEDAVANQLGMLIGAQWSLPTALALLAWYVYAPQCISTLAVIRRETNSWKVMLGAMAYLFALAYGAAFATFHIASSLLA from the coding sequence ATGAGCGAGGCCAGTTCCCGCATCGCCCTGGTGGGTAACCCCAACTGCGGCAAGACAGCCCTGTTCAACCAGCTGACCGGCAGCAACCAGAAAGTGGCCAACTACGCCGGCGTTACCGTCGAGCGTAAGGAAGGGCGTTTCCGCAGCCCCTCCGGCCGTAGCTTTCAGCTGCTGGACCTGCCCGGCGCCTACAGCCTGGACGCCACCAGCCCCGACGAGGAAGTGACCCGGGACGTCTGCCTGGGCCGCCTGCCCGGCGAGGCACTGCCCGACCTGCTGGTCTGCGTGGCCGACGCCACCAACCTGCGCCTGCACCTGCGTTTCGTGTTGGAAGTGCTGGCCCTGGGCCGGCCCGTGGTGCTGGCGCTGAACATGATGGACGCCGCCAAGCGCAAGGGCATCGCCATCGACAGCCAGCTGCTGGCGCAAAAGCTCGGCATCCCGGTGGTGGAAACGGTGGCGGTGGACCGCCAGGGCGCCCAAGCCCTGGTGGCGCAGCTGGAACAGGACTGGCCCCAGCCCAGTGCCCTGGTGGCCGGGGACATCCAGGCTCGCCACCAGCAGGTGCGCGAGCTGATGCGCGACGCCGTGCGCCAGGGGCCCGTAGTCCATAGCCTGGACGACAAGATCGACGCCCTGGTGCTGCACCCGGTGCTGGGCCTGGGGTTGCTGGCGGTGCTGATGTTCTTCATCTTCCAGGCGGTCTTCTCCTGGGCCGAGCCGGTGATGGATGCCATCACCGACGGGGTCAGCGCCGTCGGCGCCTGGGTCACCGGCTTCCTGCCGGCGGGCAGCGCCCTGCACAGCCTGCTGGCGGACGGCATCTTCGCCGGCCTCGGCAACGTGCTGGTGTTCATGCCGCAGATCCTGATCCTCTTCTTCTTCATCCTGACGCTGGAGGAATCCGGCTACCTGCCGCGGGCCGCCTACCTGCTGGACCGGCTGATGTTCAAGGCCGGCCTCACCGGCCGCGCCTTCATCCCCTTGCTGTCGAGCTTCGCCTGCGCCGTGCCCGGCATCATGGCCACCCGCAGCATCCAGGACCCTCGGGAGCGCCTCATCACCATACTGGTGGCGCCGCTGATGACCTGCTCGGCGCGGCTGCCCGTCTATGCGCTGCTGATCGCCGCCTTCATCCCCCACCAGACCGTCTGGGGCCTGTTCAACCTCCAGGGCCTGGTGCTCTTCGGCCTCTATTTCGCCGGCATCCTCAGCGCCCTGGTGGTGTCCCTGGTGCTCAAGTGGGTGCGTAAGGACAAGCGCGAGCACGCCCTGATGATGGAGCTGCCGGCCTACCGCATCCCCAACCCCAGGGATCTGGCCTTCGGCCTTTTGCAGCGGGCCAAGATCTTCCTGCGCCGGGTGGGGGGCATCATCTTCGCCCTGACGGTGATCCTCTGGTTCCTGTCCAGTTTCCCCGGCGCGCCTGAAGGGGCCACTGGGCCGGCCATCGACTACAGCTTCGCCGGCCGCCTGGGCCATGCCCTTGCCTACATCTTCGCGCCGGTCGGCTTCAACTGGCAGATCTGCGTGGCCCTGGTGCCCGGCATGGCGGCCCGTGAGGTGGCGGTGTCGGCGCTCGGTACCGTTTACGCCATGTCCGGCTCCGAAGACGCCGTGGCCAACCAGCTGGGGATGCTGATCGGCGCCCAGTGGTCGCTGCCCACGGCCCTGGCGCTGCTGGCCTGGTACGTCTACGCGCCCCAGTGCATCTCCACCTTGGCGGTGATCCGCCGGGAGACCAACTCCTGGAAGGTGATGCTGGGGGCCATGGCCTACCTCTTTGCCCTGGCCTATGGCGCCGCTTTCGCCACATTCCATATCGCCAGCAGCCTGTTGGCCTAA
- the flhB gene encoding flagellar biosynthesis protein FlhB: MSEHSSQDKTEQPSAQRLDKARKEGQIARSKELQSAALVLLGGAMLLSMAESFGGFAKALMQLQFQLDRTATTEPGQMLAHLQAAGSLALSAFLPLLVMLWLASFISGLVPGGWLLAWKGLAPKFSRMNPLSGLGRMFSSQSLVELVKSLAKVFLLLGMLGALLWVHWRELLALNRLPLALGLVGGLHLVALLLIWLGLALGLVALLDVPFQRWSLLKKLRMTKQEVKEEHKQNEGSPQVKGRIRQLQMQLSRQRIDARVPEADVILTNPTHYAVAIKYDPGQAQAPFVIAKGCDELALRIREVADKHNKTVLELPPLTRAIYHSTRVDQEVPAGLYNAVAQVLMYVMQLNAFKAKGGRAPAPLPVFQIPDSLKR, translated from the coding sequence TTGAGCGAGCACAGCAGCCAGGACAAGACGGAACAGCCCTCGGCCCAGCGCCTGGACAAGGCGCGTAAGGAAGGGCAGATAGCCCGCTCCAAGGAACTGCAGAGCGCGGCCCTGGTGTTGCTGGGCGGCGCCATGCTGCTGTCCATGGCCGAAAGCTTCGGCGGCTTTGCCAAGGCCCTGATGCAGCTCCAGTTCCAGCTGGACCGCACCGCCACCACAGAGCCCGGCCAGATGCTGGCCCACCTCCAGGCCGCCGGCAGCCTGGCGCTGTCCGCCTTCCTGCCGCTGCTGGTGATGTTGTGGCTGGCTTCTTTCATCTCCGGCCTGGTGCCGGGGGGCTGGCTGCTGGCCTGGAAGGGGCTGGCTCCCAAGTTCAGCCGCATGAACCCCTTGTCGGGCCTCGGCCGGATGTTCTCCAGCCAGAGCCTGGTGGAGCTGGTCAAATCCCTGGCCAAGGTCTTTTTGCTGCTGGGAATGCTGGGGGCGTTGCTTTGGGTCCACTGGCGCGAACTGCTGGCCCTCAACCGCCTGCCCCTGGCCCTGGGCCTGGTGGGGGGCCTGCACCTGGTGGCGCTGCTGCTTATTTGGTTGGGGCTGGCGCTCGGCCTCGTCGCCTTGCTGGACGTGCCCTTCCAGCGCTGGTCGCTGCTCAAGAAGCTGCGCATGACCAAGCAGGAAGTCAAAGAGGAACACAAGCAGAACGAAGGCAGCCCGCAAGTGAAGGGCCGCATCCGCCAGCTGCAGATGCAGCTCAGCCGCCAGCGCATCGACGCCCGGGTGCCGGAAGCGGACGTGATCCTCACCAACCCCACCCACTATGCGGTGGCCATCAAATACGACCCCGGTCAGGCCCAGGCGCCCTTCGTCATCGCCAAGGGCTGCGACGAGCTGGCCCTGCGTATCCGCGAGGTGGCGGACAAGCACAACAAGACGGTGCTGGAGCTGCCGCCCCTGACCCGGGCCATCTACCACTCCACCCGGGTGGACCAGGAAGTGCCGGCCGGCCTCTACAACGCCGTGGCCCAGGTATTGATGTACGTGATGCAACTTAACGCCTTCAAGGCCAAAGGGGGCAGGGCGCCGGCGCCGCTGCCGGTGTTCCAGATCCCGGACTCATTGAAACGATAG
- a CDS encoding FliM/FliN family flagellar motor switch protein — MQNKPLDGQGKRFISGARAAEYPSFDLLGERRQAALLRGRLTALNPQLADQLSTHCRHLFNDNNIQVSLSPWQPQGATADYWLGVFGGEGQGVFLGFGSRALFGLSELFFGGQPAAMASKALSSRTLSDTEERLAQKLFHYLLSALFPALGLNLDGWQSRWSNRGPGEGMACCELTLAAGDWQLSWHCCWPQSLGADKPQALPAPQLQAQLDEAVRAVPVKLTLELAQLSLNLGELARLRVGDILPIELNETVLARAGDVVCLGGQVAEQGEQLVLKVTDRVGDVA, encoded by the coding sequence ATGCAGAATAAACCCCTGGACGGTCAGGGCAAACGCTTCATCTCGGGGGCGCGTGCCGCTGAATATCCAAGCTTCGATCTGCTGGGTGAGCGCCGCCAGGCAGCCCTTTTACGTGGCCGCCTGACTGCCCTCAACCCGCAGCTGGCCGACCAGCTCAGCACCCACTGCCGCCACCTTTTCAACGACAACAACATCCAGGTCAGCCTGAGCCCCTGGCAGCCCCAGGGTGCCACCGCCGACTACTGGCTGGGCGTCTTCGGCGGCGAAGGGCAGGGCGTTTTTCTTGGTTTTGGCAGCCGCGCCCTCTTCGGCCTCTCCGAGCTCTTCTTCGGCGGCCAGCCGGCGGCGATGGCCAGCAAGGCCTTGTCGAGCCGTACCCTCAGCGACACCGAGGAGCGCCTGGCCCAGAAACTCTTCCACTACCTGTTGAGCGCCCTCTTTCCGGCCCTGGGTTTGAACCTGGACGGCTGGCAGAGCCGCTGGAGCAACAGGGGGCCGGGGGAGGGTATGGCCTGCTGCGAGCTAACCCTGGCCGCCGGTGACTGGCAGCTGAGCTGGCATTGCTGCTGGCCCCAGTCCCTGGGCGCGGACAAGCCCCAGGCCCTGCCGGCGCCCCAGCTCCAGGCGCAACTGGACGAGGCCGTCAGGGCCGTGCCGGTCAAGCTGACCCTGGAGCTGGCCCAGCTGTCGTTGAACCTGGGCGAGCTGGCGAGGCTGCGGGTGGGGGACATTCTGCCCATCGAACTCAATGAAACCGTGCTGGCGAGAGCCGGCGACGTCGTATGCCTGGGGGGCCAGGTGGCCGAGCAGGGCGAGCAATTGGTACTCAAGGTAACAGACAGGGTCGGAGACGTAGCATGA
- a CDS encoding FeoA family protein, whose amino-acid sequence MNLADAKKGLQAFVLAVKDAYPDDPIARRLRELGFVDGEPVKVVARSFFGGNPLVVQVGATRFALRRNEAQRITLQLGAA is encoded by the coding sequence ATGAATCTGGCAGATGCAAAGAAAGGGCTCCAGGCGTTCGTCCTGGCCGTGAAAGATGCCTACCCCGACGACCCCATTGCCCGCCGCCTGCGAGAGCTGGGTTTTGTCGATGGCGAGCCGGTCAAGGTGGTGGCCCGCAGCTTCTTTGGCGGCAATCCCCTGGTGGTCCAGGTGGGCGCCACCCGCTTTGCCCTGCGCCGCAACGAAGCCCAGCGCATCACCCTGCAACTGGGAGCCGCTTGA
- a CDS encoding DUF6587 family protein has translation MLFELIQTLVIASLLAWSGLVVARKLAPGWLLRAQGRLAAGLLAPGRGLVARRLGLLVMPKIAAQGGCGSGGCGPCQGCAPAPSKDPQEILRVKL, from the coding sequence ATGCTGTTCGAGCTGATACAGACCTTGGTCATCGCCAGCCTGCTGGCCTGGAGCGGCCTGGTGGTGGCCCGCAAGCTGGCCCCAGGCTGGCTGCTGCGTGCCCAGGGCCGGCTGGCGGCCGGCCTGCTGGCCCCGGGGCGGGGCCTGGTTGCCCGCCGCCTGGGTCTGCTGGTGATGCCGAAAATCGCCGCCCAGGGCGGCTGCGGCAGCGGTGGCTGCGGCCCTTGCCAGGGCTGCGCCCCGGCACCCTCAAAGGACCCGCAGGAGATCCTGAGGGTCAAGCTCTAA
- the fliR gene encoding flagellar biosynthetic protein FliR, which produces MSFMTLSAPELTAWLGKAWWPFLRIGALIWAMPLFGDLLTLPQVRVLLALLLALLVAPMMPAMPAFDPFSLGALALATEQILMGALLGLMVQMLFTVMTMLGQMLSLQMSLSMAVMNDPAHGESVPLLSQLLMVLGTFLFFSLDGHLVVLDVLVESFFTWPPGQGLFDLDLQRLLELFGWMFGSALILALPAIIAMLMVNFSFGVMNRSAPSLNIFALGFPLGLTMGLLCLLLTVSGVPGRFAEMASYALDQMRLLVTGGAA; this is translated from the coding sequence ATGAGTTTCATGACCTTGTCCGCCCCGGAGCTGACCGCCTGGCTGGGCAAGGCCTGGTGGCCCTTTTTGCGCATCGGTGCCCTGATCTGGGCCATGCCCCTCTTCGGCGACCTCCTGACCCTGCCCCAGGTGCGGGTGCTGCTGGCGTTGTTGCTGGCGCTGCTGGTGGCGCCCATGATGCCGGCCATGCCGGCCTTCGATCCCTTCTCCCTGGGCGCCCTGGCCCTGGCCACGGAGCAGATCCTGATGGGCGCCCTGCTGGGGCTGATGGTGCAGATGCTGTTCACCGTCATGACCATGCTGGGGCAGATGCTGTCCTTGCAGATGAGCCTGTCCATGGCGGTGATGAACGACCCGGCCCACGGCGAGTCTGTGCCGCTGCTCAGCCAGTTGCTGATGGTGTTGGGCACCTTCCTCTTCTTCAGCCTGGACGGCCACCTGGTGGTGCTGGACGTGCTGGTGGAGAGCTTCTTCACCTGGCCCCCCGGCCAGGGCCTTTTCGACCTCGATCTGCAGCGGCTTCTGGAGCTGTTCGGCTGGATGTTCGGCAGCGCCCTGATCCTGGCCCTGCCGGCCATCATCGCCATGCTGATGGTCAACTTCAGCTTCGGGGTCATGAACAGATCCGCCCCCAGCCTCAACATCTTCGCCCTGGGCTTCCCCCTGGGCCTGACCATGGGCCTGCTGTGCCTGCTGCTGACGGTGTCCGGGGTGCCGGGGCGCTTTGCCGAGATGGCCTCCTACGCCCTCGACCAGATGCGGCTGCTGGTGACGGGAGGCGCGGCTTGA
- the fliQ gene encoding flagellar biosynthesis protein FliQ — protein MTPEMAVSLIFDAVWNIILIVCVMVLPSLVVGLLVSIFQAATQINEQTLSFLPRLLVTLGMLVFAGHWILQRIMDVFHTLFITIPGALG, from the coding sequence ATGACACCGGAAATGGCGGTCTCCCTCATCTTTGACGCTGTGTGGAACATCATCCTCATCGTCTGCGTCATGGTGTTGCCCAGCCTGGTGGTGGGGCTGCTGGTGTCCATCTTCCAGGCCGCCACCCAGATCAACGAGCAGACCCTGTCCTTCCTGCCGCGGCTGCTGGTGACCCTCGGCATGCTGGTCTTCGCCGGCCACTGGATACTGCAGCGCATCATGGACGTCTTCCACACCCTCTTCATCACCATCCCAGGGGCCCTGGGATGA
- the fliP gene encoding flagellar type III secretion system pore protein FliP (The bacterial flagellar biogenesis protein FliP forms a type III secretion system (T3SS)-type pore required for flagellar assembly.), which yields MKRLLWLVALMLPGLAFGADLPLFSVKHGSGADDYSINVQILLLMTALSFLPAMLLMLTSFTRIIIVLAVLRQALGLQQSPPNKVLIGIALTLTILIMRPVWTDIYDNAFVPFDSDQISLKEAFGRAEKPLRTFMLKQTKEPELEQMLRIAHEPLTLKAEEVPFTVLMPAFVLSELKTAFQIGFMLFLPFLIIDLVVASVLMAMGMMMLSPLIISLPFKLMIFVLVDGWAMTVGSLTASFG from the coding sequence ATGAAGCGCCTCCTGTGGCTGGTGGCCCTGATGCTGCCGGGGCTGGCCTTTGGCGCCGATCTGCCGCTGTTCAGCGTCAAGCACGGCAGCGGCGCGGACGACTACAGCATCAATGTGCAGATCCTGCTGTTGATGACGGCCCTGTCCTTCCTGCCGGCCATGCTGCTGATGCTGACCAGTTTCACCCGCATCATCATAGTGCTGGCGGTGCTGCGCCAGGCCCTGGGCCTGCAGCAGAGCCCCCCCAACAAGGTGCTGATCGGCATAGCCCTGACCCTCACCATCCTCATCATGAGGCCGGTCTGGACCGACATCTACGACAACGCCTTCGTCCCCTTCGACAGCGACCAGATCAGCCTCAAGGAGGCCTTCGGCCGGGCCGAGAAGCCGCTGCGCACCTTCATGCTCAAGCAGACCAAGGAGCCGGAGCTGGAGCAGATGCTGCGCATCGCCCACGAGCCTTTGACCCTCAAGGCCGAGGAAGTCCCCTTCACTGTGCTGATGCCGGCCTTCGTGCTCTCCGAGCTCAAGACCGCCTTCCAGATCGGCTTCATGCTGTTCCTGCCTTTCCTCATCATCGACCTGGTGGTGGCCTCGGTGTTGATGGCCATGGGCATGATGATGCTGTCGCCGCTGATCATCTCCTTGCCCTTCAAGCTGATGATCTTCGTGCTGGTGGACGGCTGGGCCATGACGGTGGGCAGCCTGACGGCCAGTTTCGGGTAG